GGGGAGCTCTGAGTCCTTATTTAAACCAGCTGATAAACCCGTGCCTCCCATGGGTGCAACCGATAAAGCTCATCCACCTTAGGGTAATTTCCCTGCACACATTCTGCCCATTCGAGCGGTAATTCTTCGCTCAGCCAACGGGCAGATTTCGACGACATATTGCAAAGCACCACAAACTCTCTGCCTTCAAGCACACGGCGGTAAGCATAAATTTGCGCGTGATCTTTGAGCTCAAGTACATAGCGCCCGTAAATCAGCGTGCGTTCATTCTTACGCAACTGGATAAGCGCGCGATAGAAATTCAGCACCGAATCCGGGTCTTGCTGTTGGCTTGCGACGTTGATCATCTCGAAGTTGGCATTGACCTTAAACCACGGTTTTCCGTCGCTGAAACCGGCGTTTGGCCAGGAGTTCCACTGCATCGGCGTGCGCGAGTTATCACGTCCGGTATTGGTCAAAAACGCGATGATTTCGGCTTCATCTTTGCCCTGAGCCGCCATCTCGCGCCAGGTGTTTTTCGCTGACACATCATCAAAATCATCCACTCCGTCGAAGCGGGTATTGGTCATGCCGATTTCCTGCCCCTGGTAGATAAACGGCGTGCCCTGCATCAGGAAAAACAGCGCAGCAATGCAAGTGGCGCTTTCTCGCCAGTGATGCTCGGTGTCGCCCCAGCGTGAAGTAATGCGCGTAAGATCGTGGTTTTCTACATACAACGCATTCCAGCCTTTGCCTTCCAGCGCATCCTGCCAGGCGGTGAAAATTTTCTTCAGCACTGCGGGTTCCGGGCGCAAACCGGCTTCTGGTTCCCATAAACGAACGTGCTCAAACTGGAACACCATATTGAGTCGCCCGCGATGCTCACCCACCCACTCTTCAGCATGTTCGGAATCCAGCCCGTTCACTTCGCCAACCGTCACGATGTCATAATGTTGAAACACCTTCTGGCTCATGTCGTCCACATAGTCCAGCAACCCATCATAATTAAGATGGCTTTTCATCGACGGCGCATAACGGTGTTTGTCAGGATTCGGCACATCGGCAAGCGTGGGTTCTTTTTTCATATGGCAGATGGCGTCGATACGGAAACCGTCAATACCTTTGTCCAGCCACCAGCGCATCATGTCGTACACCGCACGGCGCACATCGTGGTTTTCCCAGTTCAGGTCTGGCTGGCGGCGGGTAAATAAATGAAGAAAATACTGTTCGGTTTGTGGGTCAAATTCCCAGGTGGATCCTTTAAAGATCCCTTCCCAGTTATTGGGTTCCGCACCATTTTTACCGTCGCGCCAGGTGTACCAGTCGCGTTTCGGGTTATCACGTGATGAACGGGACTCCAGAAACCACGGATGTTCATCGGATGTGTGGTTGACTACCAGGTCGATAATCAGCCGCATTCCACGGGCGTGAACCTGTTGCAAAAGGCGGTCAAAATCTTCCATGGTGCCAAACTCAGCCATGATCTGCTGATAATCGCTAATGTCGTAACCGTTATCGTCATTGGGCGATTTGTACATCGGGCAGATCCAAATCAGATCGATGCCGAGATCGTTGAGGTAATCGAGTTTTTCGGTGATACCGTTCAGGTCGCCGATTCCATCACCGTTGCTGTCATGAAAGCTGCGCGGATAAATCTGGTAAGCGACCGCCTCTTTCCACCAATTCGCCATGGTTACCTCCTCATCAATAATGCAAAAGATTCATAAGGTTGCAGTTCAATACTGACGGCCAGCCGATCACGGGGCGCGTAGTTGCTGATCAAGCATTCGCCATGCCAGTCCTGCATAAATTCCGGTATGTCGATCGTGAGGTACTCACCGGAAAAGTTGTTTATCACCAACAGACGCTCGTCGTTTAGGGTGCGTAGCCAGGCAAAAACCTGCGGGTGTTCAGGCATAACCGCCTGAAAATCGCCGTAAACCAGCACAGGATAATTTTTGCGAAGCGCGATCAATTTTTGGTAATGCCACAGGATGGAATCCGGCTGTTCAAGTGCTGTCGCGACATTGATTTCACGGTAGTTGGGGTTCACGGCAATCCACGGCGTACCGGTAGTAAAACCGGCGTTCGGGCTGCTGTTCCACTGCATCGGCGTGCGGGCGTTATCGCGCCCATTAGCATGGATGCCGAGCATCATCTCTTCGTGGCTGACACCTTCCGCCAGCCGCTCTTTATAAAGATTCAGGCTTTCGATATCGCGATAGTCGCTGATGGCTTCGAAACGCACGTTCGTCATGCCGATCTCTTCACCCTGATAGATATACGGCGTGCCTTTCAGGCAGTGCAGCGCAGTGGCGAGCATTTTAGCGGAGGGCTCACGAAACGCCCCTTCGTCACCAAATTTCGACACCGCGCGGGGTAAATCGTG
The nucleotide sequence above comes from Buttiauxella selenatireducens. Encoded proteins:
- a CDS encoding alpha-glucosidase, which translates into the protein MANWWKEAVAYQIYPRSFHDSNGDGIGDLNGITEKLDYLNDLGIDLIWICPMYKSPNDDNGYDISDYQQIMAEFGTMEDFDRLLQQVHARGMRLIIDLVVNHTSDEHPWFLESRSSRDNPKRDWYTWRDGKNGAEPNNWEGIFKGSTWEFDPQTEQYFLHLFTRRQPDLNWENHDVRRAVYDMMRWWLDKGIDGFRIDAICHMKKEPTLADVPNPDKHRYAPSMKSHLNYDGLLDYVDDMSQKVFQHYDIVTVGEVNGLDSEHAEEWVGEHRGRLNMVFQFEHVRLWEPEAGLRPEPAVLKKIFTAWQDALEGKGWNALYVENHDLTRITSRWGDTEHHWRESATCIAALFFLMQGTPFIYQGQEIGMTNTRFDGVDDFDDVSAKNTWREMAAQGKDEAEIIAFLTNTGRDNSRTPMQWNSWPNAGFSDGKPWFKVNANFEMINVASQQQDPDSVLNFYRALIQLRKNERTLIYGRYVLELKDHAQIYAYRRVLEGREFVVLCNMSSKSARWLSEELPLEWAECVQGNYPKVDELYRLHPWEARVYQLV